One region of Streptococcus salivarius genomic DNA includes:
- a CDS encoding ABC transporter substrate-binding protein, whose amino-acid sequence MNKKTFGIALIAAAVLTLTACSSTYKNSTSSSSAAKETVKKTNSETQYPLTVKTYDDQGTELDQVFKKAPEKVITNNLSSTEILIELGLKDKIVGMLNPDNEVTDKYKEDIASIPHIGDKKTISQEAILAYGPDALIGRNMMFSDKSMGTISTWNSNDIPVYTQKASVSTTKQDLNNIIEDVKNIGDIFNVQDKADKYAGQLQKRIDAVKKKNKSSDKDLKKALIMCAYNDETFGTYKSALQESMLNQLGYTNVATGTSDLTLENLVSMEPELIIYVTSDRNKAMDKDATDKMEKNAVLENVPAVKNKKIMTISYDELMDYGPSVIDSLEKVNDFVNK is encoded by the coding sequence ATGAACAAGAAAACTTTTGGTATCGCATTAATCGCTGCAGCAGTCCTCACATTGACAGCATGCAGTTCTACATATAAAAACAGCACATCATCGTCATCAGCAGCAAAAGAAACGGTGAAAAAGACTAACTCAGAAACCCAGTATCCTTTGACCGTCAAAACTTATGACGATCAAGGAACTGAGCTAGATCAAGTCTTCAAAAAGGCACCAGAAAAGGTTATCACAAACAACCTTTCATCAACGGAAATCTTGATTGAGCTTGGTTTAAAAGACAAGATTGTCGGTATGCTTAACCCTGACAATGAAGTAACCGATAAATATAAGGAAGACATTGCCTCAATCCCACATATCGGTGATAAGAAGACCATCTCTCAAGAAGCCATCTTGGCTTACGGACCTGATGCCCTTATTGGTCGTAACATGATGTTCTCAGACAAATCAATGGGAACCATCAGCACGTGGAACAGCAACGACATTCCCGTCTATACGCAAAAAGCTTCTGTTTCAACAACCAAACAAGATTTGAATAATATCATCGAAGATGTTAAAAATATTGGTGACATTTTCAACGTTCAAGACAAGGCAGACAAGTATGCAGGACAACTCCAAAAGCGTATCGACGCCGTTAAAAAGAAAAACAAGTCTTCTGACAAAGACTTGAAGAAGGCTCTGATCATGTGTGCCTACAACGATGAGACCTTTGGAACTTACAAATCTGCCCTTCAAGAAAGTATGCTTAATCAGCTTGGCTATACCAATGTTGCGACAGGAACATCAGATTTGACTCTGGAAAATCTCGTGTCTATGGAACCAGAATTGATTATCTATGTAACTAGTGACCGTAATAAGGCCATGGACAAGGATGCTACAGACAAGATGGAAAAGAACGCTGTTCTTGAAAATGTACCAGCCGTTAAAAACAAGAAAATCATGACTATTTCTTATGATGAGCTTATGGATTACGGTCCATCTGTGATTGATTCTCTTGAGAAGGTTAATGACTTTGTTAATAAATAA
- a CDS encoding alpha/beta hydrolase-fold protein: MTLLINKDFVCHGIRVTIALPESYDATKTYPAVFLNDGQLDYLGKLADSVILIGLEPKNRLDDFTPWYAQALRPGSPDFGGKLASYHDHLFGYIFKSIAQEFRLDESRMAYGGYSLGGLAAISSLYSSDKMPFIFSICGSFWYSDFVDYCQSHQLLNKSCSVYLRNGLTEGANHKNRLAKAPSFAKEVHERIKKQCLSTYSAFDPYGHHDHLQERYDAFSDWLIEEWKL; the protein is encoded by the coding sequence ATGACTTTGTTAATAAATAAAGACTTTGTCTGCCATGGCATTCGAGTGACGATTGCCCTTCCTGAGTCTTATGATGCTACTAAGACTTATCCAGCTGTTTTTCTGAACGATGGACAACTGGATTATCTGGGAAAACTAGCGGATTCTGTTATCCTGATAGGCCTTGAGCCCAAGAATCGCTTGGATGATTTTACACCTTGGTATGCTCAGGCTTTGAGACCTGGAAGTCCTGATTTTGGTGGCAAGCTAGCCAGCTATCATGACCATCTATTTGGCTATATTTTCAAAAGCATCGCACAGGAGTTTCGACTGGATGAAAGTCGTATGGCTTACGGCGGCTACTCGCTGGGTGGTTTGGCTGCTATTTCCAGTCTTTATAGCAGTGATAAGATGCCTTTTATCTTTTCCATTTGTGGATCCTTTTGGTATTCAGATTTTGTAGATTACTGCCAATCCCATCAGCTTCTTAATAAGTCTTGCTCGGTCTATTTACGTAACGGTTTGACCGAAGGGGCTAATCATAAGAATAGACTGGCCAAGGCTCCTAGCTTTGCCAAAGAAGTACATGAACGCATCAAAAAACAGTGCTTGTCCACTTATTCAGCATTTGACCCCTACGGTCATCATGACCATCTCCAAGAAAGATATGATGCTTTTTCGGACTGGTTGATTGAAGAGTGGAAACTCTGA
- a CDS encoding diacylglycerol/lipid kinase family protein: MKKVMIIINPTSGGETALDYKESLENKAKKYFDYVETKITQKAKDATQFAEKASKEKYDAVIVFGGDGTVNEVISGIAEKNHIPKLGIIPGGTGNLITKLLEINQNIDQAIEELDFNFTKTIDVGKANQNYFGYIFSVGSLPEAIHNVDIEDKTKYGIFAYAINTMKSVVEDDVFNVRIESENGNYEGEASQVLVLLSNYYADKKLFDENTDGYGNILILKDASIISKLSTIPDLLKGDLVGNDNIEYIKARNIRISSEVELESDVDGDKSDNLPVDIKILGNHIEVFSGTKV, translated from the coding sequence ATGAAAAAAGTAATGATAATTATTAATCCAACTTCTGGAGGAGAAACAGCATTAGATTATAAAGAGAGCTTGGAGAATAAGGCTAAAAAGTATTTTGATTATGTTGAAACTAAGATTACGCAAAAAGCCAAAGATGCAACTCAATTTGCTGAAAAAGCCTCTAAAGAAAAATATGATGCAGTAATTGTTTTTGGTGGAGACGGTACTGTAAATGAGGTTATTTCAGGGATTGCTGAAAAAAATCACATCCCAAAACTTGGGATTATTCCTGGTGGAACTGGTAATTTAATCACTAAGCTATTAGAAATCAACCAAAATATTGATCAAGCGATTGAAGAACTTGATTTCAATTTTACTAAAACCATTGATGTTGGAAAAGCTAATCAAAATTATTTTGGCTATATTTTTAGTGTTGGATCTTTACCAGAAGCTATTCATAACGTTGATATTGAAGATAAAACAAAGTACGGTATCTTTGCATATGCAATCAATACGATGAAGTCCGTTGTGGAAGACGATGTATTTAATGTTCGTATTGAAAGCGAAAATGGCAATTATGAAGGTGAAGCTAGTCAGGTCTTAGTTCTTCTATCTAATTACTATGCAGACAAAAAACTATTTGATGAAAATACAGATGGATATGGAAATATCTTGATTTTAAAAGATGCATCCATCATTTCTAAATTATCGACTATCCCAGATTTGTTAAAAGGGGATCTAGTAGGTAACGATAATATCGAATATATCAAAGCGCGTAATATTAGGATTTCTTCAGAGGTTGAGTTAGAGTCAGATGTTGATGGAGACAAATCGGATAATCTTCCAGTAGATATAAAAATACTAGGGAACCATATCGAAGTATTCTCAGGCACCAAAGTATAG